One part of the Flavobacterium phycosphaerae genome encodes these proteins:
- a CDS encoding DEAD/DEAH box helicase has translation MICTHATLRFACEGIDEKAFNDVVIAIDEFHHVSADGNNRLGEVLRAIMAKSTAHIVAMTGSYFRGDSVPVLLPESERQFIKVTYNYYEQLNGYEHLKSLGIGYHFYQGRYTSAIDEYLDETKKTIVHIPSVNSGESTKEKYEEVNKIIDSLGDLEYQDPDTGVLFVRSNKTGNLLKVADLVHDNQKDRDKIQEYLRVSNNPEDIDIIIALGMAKEGFDWPFCEHALTVGYRGSLTEIIQIIGRCTRDSENKTHAQFTNLIAQPDAEDGEVKLSVNNMLKAITAFYNGTGFGS, from the coding sequence TTGATATGTACACATGCAACGCTGCGCTTTGCTTGCGAAGGCATTGATGAAAAAGCTTTCAACGATGTTGTTATTGCTATAGATGAATTTCATCACGTTTCTGCAGATGGAAATAATAGATTAGGAGAAGTATTAAGAGCCATTATGGCTAAATCTACAGCACATATAGTTGCTATGACTGGTTCTTACTTTAGAGGTGATAGTGTACCTGTATTATTACCTGAATCCGAGAGACAATTCATCAAGGTTACTTACAATTACTATGAACAACTTAATGGATATGAACATTTAAAATCTTTAGGTATTGGTTATCACTTTTATCAAGGACGATATACTTCTGCTATTGATGAATATTTAGACGAAACCAAAAAAACAATTGTTCATATTCCAAGTGTCAATTCTGGTGAATCTACTAAAGAAAAATATGAGGAAGTAAACAAAATAATTGATAGTCTAGGTGATTTAGAATATCAAGATCCAGACACTGGTGTATTGTTTGTTCGAAGTAATAAAACTGGCAATTTATTAAAGGTTGCAGATTTAGTCCATGACAACCAAAAAGATAGAGACAAAATTCAGGAGTATTTACGAGTTTCGAATAATCCGGAAGATATCGATATTATAATTGCTTTAGGAATGGCAAAAGAAGGTTTTGACTGGCCGTTCTGCGAACATGCTTTGACAGTTGGCTATAGAGGTTCATTAACGGAGATCATTCAAATCATCGGAAGATGTACCAGAGATAGTGAAAATAAAACTCATGCCCAATTTACTAATTTGATTGCGCAACCTGATGCAGAAGATGGCGAAGTCAAATTATCAGTAAATAATATGTTAAAGGCAATTACGGCATTTTATAATGGAACAGGTTTTGGCTCCTAA